The genomic region GGCGGGATCGCACTCGGCCAGCTCATGATCGCCGCATCGGGCTGACGGCCCGGTCTCCCCACACTCCAAGGGATCCACAGAGAAGAGGGACCATGTGTCTGGCTGTTCCGGGGCGTGTCCTCAGCACCGCCGAAGTCGACGGCACCGTGATGGCCGAGGTCGACTTCGGAGGGGTGCGCAAAGAGGTGTGCCTCCAGTACATCCCCGATGTGTCGGTCGGTGAATACGTCGTCGTGCACGTCGGGTTCGCCATCCAGCGCCTCGACGAGCGGTCGGCCCAGGACACCCTTGCCAACTTCGAGCGGCTCGGCCTCCTCGCCGAGGAGTTCGGCGACGGCCTCGAACTCGCAGCCCAGCAGGGCGAATCCTCCGAAGGAGCCGGCCAGTGAAGTACCTCGACGAGTTCAGCGATCCCGATCTCGCGAAGAAGCTGCTCGATCAGATCCATGCGGCCACCACACGGAAGTGGGCCATGATGGAGGTCTGCGGAGGCCAGACCCACTCGATCATCCGGCACGGTATCGACCAACTGCTCCCGGACGGCGTGGAGATGATCCACGGACCGGGATGCCCCGTCTGTGTGACCCCGCTGGAGATCATCGACCGGGCGCTGGCCATCGCCGCCCGCCCCGGCGTCATCTTCTGCTCGTTCGGCGACATGCTGCGCGTGCCCGGCAGCAGCCAGGACCTGTTCTCCGTCAGGAGCGCGGGCGGCGACGTACGTGTGGTGTACTCGCCCCTCGACGCACTGAAACTGGCCCGCGAGAACCCGGACCGCGAGGTCGTCTTCTTCGGGATCGGGTTCGAGACCACCGCTCCCGCCAACGCGATGACGGTGTACCAGGCCGAGCGGCTCGGGGTGCGGAACTTCAGCCTGCTGGTATCGCACGTGCTGGTGCCCCCCGCGATCGCCGCGATCATGGAGTCGTCGACCTGCCGGGTGCAGGCGTTTCTCGCCGCGGGCCATGTGTGCAGTGTGATGGGGACCGCTGAGTACCCGCCTCTGGCGCAGAAGTACAAGGTGCCGATCGTGGTCACCGGCTTCGAGCCCCTGGACATCCTCGAAGGCGTCCGCCGTACCGTCGTCCAGCTCGAGGCGGGCCGGCACGAGGTGGAGAACGCCTACCCCCGCGCCGTTCGCGACGAGGGCAACGTACCCGCCATGGAGATGCTCAGAGATGTCTTCGAGGTGACGGACCGGACCTGGCGCGGCATCGGGGCGATCCCCCGCAGCGGCTGGCGGCTCTCCGGGAAATACCGGGCGTTCGACGCGGAGCAGCGGTTCGACGTGATGGACATCCACACGGCCGAGTCGTCGCTCTGCCGGTCGGGCGAGGTACTCCAGGGCCTGATCAAGCCGCATGCGTGCGACGCGTTCGGCAAGGAATGCACGCCGAGGAACCCGCTGGGCGCGACCATGGTGTCGTCCGAGGGCGCCTGCGCCGCGTACTACACCCACCGCCGGCTGGAACTGGTCGATGCGAAGTGACTGACGCGACGCAGGAAGTGACCGAAGTGGCCGAAGTGACCGACCTGACGGCAGAGGTGCCCGGCCTGGACTTCGAGGGGTGGGTCTGCCCGGTACCGCTGCGGGACATCCCGTCCATCGTGATGGGCCACGGGGGCGGCGGCGCGATGTCGGGCGAACTGATCGAGCATCTGTTCCTGCCCGCGTACGGTTCGGCGGCCGCCTCCGACCTCGGTGACTCGGCCGTCCTGACGGTCGGTTCCGGGATCCGCCTCGCCTTCTCCACGGACTCGTTCGTGGTGAAGCCGATGTTCTTCCCCGGCGGTTCGATCGGTGACCTGGCAGTGAACGGAACGGTCAACGACCTGGCCATGTCGGGTGCGACGCCCTTGTTCCTGTCAACCGCCTTCATCCTCGCGGAGGGCACCGAGCTGAGCGCCCTGGGCCGGATCGCCCGGGCTCTGGGCCGGGCCGCCGAGTCCGCCGGCGTCCGGCTGGTCACCGGGGACACGAAGGTGGTGGAGCGCGCCAGTGGCGACGGCGTCTACATCAATACCTCGGGCATCGGGGTGGTCCCCGCCGGCGTCGACATCCACGCACGCCGGGCGCGTCCCGGGGATGCCGTGCTCGTCAGCGGCGACATCGGCGTGCACGGGGTGGCCGTGATGAGCTGCCGGGAGGGTCTGGAGTTCGGCACGACGGTCGAGAGCGACACCGCCCCGCTGCACGGGCTGGTCGCCGACATGCTCGCCACCGGTGCCGACCTCCATGTCCTCCGGGACCCGACGCGCGGAGGTGTCTCCGCATCGCTGAACGAGATCGCCCGGGCCTCGGACGTCGGCATCGAACTGGTCGAGCGGCTGCTGCCCGTACCGCCCACGGTGCGGGACGCGTGCAGTCTGCTCGGGCTCGACCCGCTCCAGGTAGCCAACGAGGGCAAGTTGATCGCGATCGTTCCGGCCGGCGACGCGGACCAGGTGCTGGCCGCGATGCGTGCCCACCCGCTGGGCCGCTCCGCGTGCCGGGTCGGCCGTTGCGTACCGGATCATGCCGGGATGGTGGTGGCGAGGACGGGCCTGGGCGGGAGCCGCGTGATCGGACTCCCGATCGGCGAACAGCTGCCGAGGATCTGCTGAGTGAGCGCCGAGGGCGCGCTGCTGTTCGCGCGATACGCCTACCCGCCCAATGAGCTCGGCTACTGCGGCCCCGCCGACGCGGCGGGTCTCCTCCGTCGTGACGCGACCGCCGACATCGAGCGACGGGCCAGGCAGTTCGAGGGGGCCTGGTGCTATCTCGAGTACCTGGCGGAGACGGCCGGGCTCCCGGACCCGCTCGACGCGCGGGTGGTGGAGGCGTACTGGATCGGCAACGACCTGCTGGACCGGGTGGATCCCGCCGCTCTGGTGGAGCGCATGACGGACCGTTTCCGGGGCCAGCTCGGCGGCACCTGGCGCGAGGCTGGACGGCGGGCTCTGGCCCACCACAGCTTCCAGGTGTTCGAGGTCTATCCCTGGGCACCGATGCTACGGTCGAGCGGGAATCCGACCGCGCTCTCCGTACTCGACCAGTGCCGCATCCGTACGGGCGTGGTCCTCGGTGCCGACAGCCAGGTGGCGACCGTGCGATCACGCCCGCTGAGCTGGGACGGTGCGGAACTGGTCACCGGCGCGTGGCGGGAGGAGACCGTTCGATGCTCGGCCGGCGGGAGGACGCTGATCGACAGCCTCGCCCCCGGCGATCGTGTGGCACTGCACTGGGACTGGGTGTGTGACGTGCTCACCGACGAGCAGGCGTGGCACATCGAGTCCCTTGAGGAGCGCCGACGCACCGCGCTGAGACCGCTCGTCCCGTGAGCCGAGGTGACGGGCCCGCTCGCCCGGTGGTGGTTGTATGAGCGGCCACCGCAACGGACCCGTCGCCGGGAAGCTTTCCGTCAGGCCCCAGTGACCGGCTGGCCCGTGGCGCCGTGTCCAGTGACGACTGCGGCACCGCACGTGCGGTGGGCGAGCGGGATGCATCAGCATCGTTCTCCGTGCGGTTGAGCCTGCCGGGGAGCTGTGGCCCACCTGTACAGACCCACTTGCCCTGCCCTCTTGTTGCCGCAGATGTGGTGGGCGCGTGGAGACGGTTGGGCCGTTCCATGTCGGCGAACGCGGCGGCGAGCTGCTTGAGTTCCCTGTGATGCTGTTTCGGCGGCGGGAGCACATGTGCGCGCGCCGGAACAGGTCCTGCGGGCCTTCTCGTCGGTCTTCGTCTGCGGCGCGGGGGTGAGCTGGTGCAGCAGGTCGATCACCGTCGGCACGGTGGTGTTGCCGATGGTCTCCGGGACGCAACGGGTGCGGTGGACGAGGGCGGCCGGCCGGACATCGGGGTCCGACGTGGTGTCCTCGGCCAGGGCAGCGAGCCAGGCCGTGGCGGCGGTCCGCGCTGCGGGCAGCCGCAGTGCGGTCGGGGGCCGTAGGGTCATCGGCCAGCGCGAACAGGAACGGCAGACTCGCCGCCGTGCACGCGTACACGTCACCCTGGTGATGGGCCGCACTGTAGAAACCGCTGAACGCCCTCTCCCGGGCCTCGGGGTCAGGTGAGCCATCGCCCGGAGCCACACCGGAACGTCGGCGGCCGGCCCGTCCGCATGGCTCATCGACGACCAGTCGATGCTGTCCAAATCGTTGACCATGCACGGCACTCTGCCGCAGGGCACTGACACCGTACCCACCCCCGGCCGCAGAGCGACTGATCCTCACCCCAGGCGTACAGCACCGCCCCGTGGCCGGCGCCCCGGGCAGCCGCCTCGACCCGGGCCAAGAGCCGCTGCTGCAGGGCCACTTCTCCGGTCGCGGCGATCCGGGCGACGGTTTCCAGCAGCGCGGCGCTCTCCCAGCCGGGCAGCGGGAACCGGCCCAGCTCCCAGGCCAGGTACGTGTTGTAAGGGCGCGGTCGGCGATCAATGGCGAAGAGCAGGTCGAGCAGGAATCCGATGCCGGCAGCTGCGTCGAGGTGGCCAGCGAGCGGGTTGTGGTCGGAGTGACGGATAGTCATGCCGTCGTGGGCCCGAGAGCCCTTGAGGGCCGAGCCCGACGGCCGGGTCGGCCGTCGCATCGGTGACGTACGCCGCGAAATCCGGTGTCACGCCAGGTCCTTGCGCATCAGTGTGCACATCGTCTCGTGCCGCTGAAGCGAGCCGTCCTCGGCCTCCACGTCCCAGAAGTCGAGCTTGCGGCTGAAGGCTCGGTAACCCAGGCGTTCGTAGAGGGCGCGAGCGCGCGGGTTGCTCTCCTCGACTCCGAGTTCGGCGCGGATCAGGCCCCGGGCGCCGATCCGCTGCTCGGCGGAGCGGATCAGCAGTGTGCCGATGCCGCAGGACTGCAGGGCCGGGTGGACGCTGAGTTGCCAGAGCGTGCCGGCACCGGGCTCGACCGTGTAGTCGATGCCGCCGACCGCCACAGGGAGCCCGGTCGGCGTGCACACCGCCAGGTAGTCGATCTCGCCCGCCTCGGCGCGGCGGATCTGGTGGACGAGCTCGCGCACGTGCTTGAGAGAGCCGGCCCAGCCGCAGGACAGCAGATCCGCGTCGGTGAGGCCGCGTACCGACAGGTGCAACCTGATCTCGGTCATCGCCACATCCATTCGACTCCGACAGTGGCCGTCTCCCATTCCAGCAAGCCGGTCCCCGCGCTGTCCAAGGGGTTTCGGACCGGACCCGGCATCAGCCGGAAGGGCTTGCGCTCGCGACCGGGGCTGGCGTCGGCGAAGTTCGGCGCGTCCGGGGACAGCACGGTGACGCCCCTGGGACAGGGCACCAGCCCGACTCAACCATCGGCTTGGGTCAGGTGGGCTGGTGGTGCGGAATTGCTCGGGCGGTGCTGGGCGAACAAGCCGGGTTCGGGCTCGGCAAGGACGCCTGGGCTGACCAGGCACTTGAGCCTGTGTCGGGTGCTCTCGAAGTTCTTCGGCGTAATAACGAGGTGCTTGACGCGCTCGGTCTCAGGCCTCGGCGGACCGAACGCACAGCAAGACAGGCAGTCAACACAGCAACCAGGAGCGGCAACAGCGGAAACAAAAAAGACGAATCCGGACTTCGTCCCCAGCCAGTCCCAGCCGAACGAGTCCCAGAACTCCGGCCCAGACGGTTGTCCCCAGAAACAGCACCGCAATCACACCCCAGGCCATGGCTGCTACGGCCCACCCCCTACTCGTCACAGGTCCAGCATATGGACGGTCTTCGTCGCCTGGTCCAGACGCCTACCGCCACGATCCGGCCTGTCATGACGGAGGGCGAACACGCCCTCCACCTTGCGCTCGCCGACCGTCTCGATGAGATATCCGAGAGCCCCGTCCACTCCGACACCAACATCGAAGACGATCACCCTGGCTTACGTGCACCGCGCGGCGGCAGACATCCGGTCCTCCGATGCCCTGGCCGAGCTGGAAGACCTTGGCCCCCGTGTCTCCGGTCGGCATGGATCGCAAGCGGGCGCTGAGTGGCGGTACGCGAGGGCCAGGCTTGATGCCTGCGACTGCGCGTCTCAGTTGGCCAACCGAGCACGCTTGTTGGCCAACACGCACGCCTGGCATTAACCGGGAACAGTGCCGAAGTCGACGCCGGTCAAGTCACAGCTTGCATCCCACAACCGCGCCGCGACGAGGGTGTCAGCGAGGTGGCCCCACACCGGTTCGCATCGGGGCTTGCCGCGCAGGCCGAAGACGCGCGGCCCCCACAGTTGTCCCCCGCGCACGGCCGGGTCGAGCACAGCCCGGACTGCGGGCCAGGCACCGGCGTGCTTGCCCTGGACGAGGAGGGCGGCCGGTGCCCCGCAGAGCCGCGCACCAGCGGTCCGCACATGGACCGGCGGCCGTGACGTGGTGAGTGAGTCCAGCGCGCCGCCGGGATGGACCACCACGCTCGCTACCGCACTGTGGACGGCGCGCAGACGGCGGTCGAGTTCGAGACCGAAGTACATCTGTGCCAGCTTGGAGCGTCCGTAGGTGCGCTTGGGCCGGTAGTCGTGCCGGGACTGCAGGTCGTCCAGGTCGAGCCGCTCGGACTTCGCCGCGAAGCTACCCATGGTCACGATGCGGGCCGCCGGTGCGGAAGACAGCAGCGGCATCAGCCACCGGGTCAGCGCGAAGTGCCCCAAATGGTTCGTGCCGAACATGAGCTCGTGCCCGGCCCCGGTCTCCTCGCGCGGCGGGCCGTCCAGCGCGACGCCGGCGTTGTGAACCACCGCATCGAGGCATTCCACATCAAGTGCCTCCACCGCTGTTCCGAGCGATGCGAGATCGGCGAGGTCCAGCTGTACGGCCCGTACCCGCGCGCCAGGGACCCGTGAGCGGATCGAGGCCCTGGCAACCTCGGCCTTCGCGGGATTCCGGCTGCCCAGTACGACAGTGGCTCCGCTGGCGGACAGCTGCTCCGCGACGAAGTACCCGATACCTGCATTGCCGCCGGTGACGAGGAAAACACTGCCATCGGCGCGCGGTAGCCGTTGAACATCCCAAGGCGGGGTGGAGGACGTGGACGACGACATGGCGGTGAGGCTCCCTTGCTGCTGAGGACGGCTGCAGCTGCTCTGTGGGGCAGCTCGACATCCCCAGGGTTTCAGCGGCCACCGACACATCACCTACGGATCACCGACAGCCCCGTCGGACAGCCGATATCCCGCTGAAACGGTGTCGGCCCGTCACAGCACACCATTGCCGCTGAGCATCACAGTGGCCAACCGGAGCGCTCGCTGGCCAACTGAAGTGCTCAGTGTGCGACACGAAGTCGCTCCAGGTAAGTAGGGACAGCCACGTGAAGGAGGTATCGATCGGCTGAACCTCGGGCCAGCGTCCAGGGCCCGTCCCCGCGCTCCCATGCGTCGCTGGTAACGGCGGGGTGTGAAGCGGAGCGTTCAAGCCCAAGAGCTTCCCGGCCATCGGGAGGCAACAGGCGAGGGGAAGGCTGGACGGGCGAACGCAAGTGAACCCTTGATGATGCCTCGTGACTTTAAGACCGCGTCGATGGCGTGTTGGCGGCGGTCACAGGACCCGGTGCTGAAAGGCACCAAGCGACCTTCGGGTAACTGAGCCCGGAGGGAGGACACCGCAGGTCCCGGGGTAGAGGGGGCGCCCACCCCAGTCGCGTCTTACTGGTGCGGAACGTGGAAACCCCGACGGGGTCCAAGCCCCGGCTTGGTAGGCCGACCGCAAGGAAGGCTGAAGTCCCCGGCGGGAGAAGGAAGATCCAAGAAGCGAACGTCGGCGGGCCGAAAGGCCAGAGGAAAACGGGAGATCGGGGCCTTTACCCGCTCTCGTATAACTCGCCGGATACGGGTCCCGGTGGCCCGGCCCGAAAGGGCGCCCACGTGGATCAGGTGAGCCTTTGAAGTCACCACTGCAAGGAAGCCGGAACCGAGGGACAAGTTAGACACCGGAGGCGAACATGGAGATCACGACACCTGTCGTGACGCCCTCGCCTGCGGTGAACGGACCCGAGGACGACTTACTCGACTGGCACGGCATCGACTGGGCCACCTGCGGGGAGAACGTACGGCGGCTGAGGCAGAGGATCTTCAAGGCGACGCAGAACGGGGACCTCAAGAAGGTCCGCAACTTGCAGAAGCTCATGCTGCGGAGCCGCAGCAACACGCTGGTCAGCGTGAAGCGGGTGACGCAGCAGAGCAGTGGTCGCATGACCGCTGGCATCGACGGGGAACGGGCCCTCACGCCGAAGGCGCGAGGCACCTTGGCGGCCGAGATCCATCGGTCGTCGAAGCCCTGGAAGGCCAGGCCGGTCAAGCGAGTGTTCATCCCGAAGAGCAACGGGAAACAGCGACCGCTCGGCATCCCGGTCATTCGTGACCGGGTTCTCCAGGCCCGCGTGAAGAACGCGCTGGAGCCCGAGTGGGAAGCGCGGTTCGAGCCGAGGTCCTACGGCTTCCGGCCCGGCCGCAGCTGTCAGGACGCGATATCCGCGATCTTCTGGACGGTGAAGGGCAAGAACCCGAAGCGTCTGTGGGTCCTGGACGCAGACCTGTCGGCGGCATTCGACCGCATTGATCACAGCCACCTCATGACCATGCTCGGTCAGTTCCCCGCCAGGGATCTGGTCCGCAGCTGGCTGAAAGCGGGTGTGATCGACCGCGGCCGATTCGCACCGA from Streptomyces sp. NBC_01267 harbors:
- a CDS encoding HypC/HybG/HupF family hydrogenase formation chaperone, producing the protein MCLAVPGRVLSTAEVDGTVMAEVDFGGVRKEVCLQYIPDVSVGEYVVVHVGFAIQRLDERSAQDTLANFERLGLLAEEFGDGLELAAQQGESSEGAGQ
- the hypD gene encoding hydrogenase formation protein HypD, which gives rise to MKYLDEFSDPDLAKKLLDQIHAATTRKWAMMEVCGGQTHSIIRHGIDQLLPDGVEMIHGPGCPVCVTPLEIIDRALAIAARPGVIFCSFGDMLRVPGSSQDLFSVRSAGGDVRVVYSPLDALKLARENPDREVVFFGIGFETTAPANAMTVYQAERLGVRNFSLLVSHVLVPPAIAAIMESSTCRVQAFLAAGHVCSVMGTAEYPPLAQKYKVPIVVTGFEPLDILEGVRRTVVQLEAGRHEVENAYPRAVRDEGNVPAMEMLRDVFEVTDRTWRGIGAIPRSGWRLSGKYRAFDAEQRFDVMDIHTAESSLCRSGEVLQGLIKPHACDAFGKECTPRNPLGATMVSSEGACAAYYTHRRLELVDAK
- the hypE gene encoding hydrogenase expression/formation protein HypE; protein product: MAEVTDLTAEVPGLDFEGWVCPVPLRDIPSIVMGHGGGGAMSGELIEHLFLPAYGSAAASDLGDSAVLTVGSGIRLAFSTDSFVVKPMFFPGGSIGDLAVNGTVNDLAMSGATPLFLSTAFILAEGTELSALGRIARALGRAAESAGVRLVTGDTKVVERASGDGVYINTSGIGVVPAGVDIHARRARPGDAVLVSGDIGVHGVAVMSCREGLEFGTTVESDTAPLHGLVADMLATGADLHVLRDPTRGGVSASLNEIARASDVGIELVERLLPVPPTVRDACSLLGLDPLQVANEGKLIAIVPAGDADQVLAAMRAHPLGRSACRVGRCVPDHAGMVVARTGLGGSRVIGLPIGEQLPRIC
- a CDS encoding DUF6390 family protein, producing the protein MSAEGALLFARYAYPPNELGYCGPADAAGLLRRDATADIERRARQFEGAWCYLEYLAETAGLPDPLDARVVEAYWIGNDLLDRVDPAALVERMTDRFRGQLGGTWREAGRRALAHHSFQVFEVYPWAPMLRSSGNPTALSVLDQCRIRTGVVLGADSQVATVRSRPLSWDGAELVTGAWREETVRCSAGGRTLIDSLAPGDRVALHWDWVCDVLTDEQAWHIESLEERRRTALRPLVP
- a CDS encoding GNAT family N-acetyltransferase produces the protein MTEIRLHLSVRGLTDADLLSCGWAGSLKHVRELVHQIRRAEAGEIDYLAVCTPTGLPVAVGGIDYTVEPGAGTLWQLSVHPALQSCGIGTLLIRSAEQRIGARGLIRAELGVEESNPRARALYERLGYRAFSRKLDFWDVEAEDGSLQRHETMCTLMRKDLA
- a CDS encoding SDR family NAD(P)-dependent oxidoreductase is translated as MSSSTSSTPPWDVQRLPRADGSVFLVTGGNAGIGYFVAEQLSASGATVVLGSRNPAKAEVARASIRSRVPGARVRAVQLDLADLASLGTAVEALDVECLDAVVHNAGVALDGPPREETGAGHELMFGTNHLGHFALTRWLMPLLSSAPAARIVTMGSFAAKSERLDLDDLQSRHDYRPKRTYGRSKLAQMYFGLELDRRLRAVHSAVASVVVHPGGALDSLTTSRPPVHVRTAGARLCGAPAALLVQGKHAGAWPAVRAVLDPAVRGGQLWGPRVFGLRGKPRCEPVWGHLADTLVAARLWDASCDLTGVDFGTVPG